In Anticarsia gemmatalis isolate Benzon Research Colony breed Stoneville strain chromosome 4, ilAntGemm2 primary, whole genome shotgun sequence, the DNA window tcaaaattacatTCGCATACAAATAACAAGATAAATtcacacaatttaatttaaaaacttggTATAATTAACTTGATACGAAACCTGTCCTGGCCCCATTGTATTGCAAATAAAGAAGATACGCTTAATAATACAGTAGGTATGTAATATAGGAGTTAAGTTTACCTTATTTTTCAGAGAACAATTGAGCAgctgttttaaaacaaataagagGGGACATGGTTCGTTGGCTGCCGTTGTGCGTTGAGTTGAGTCCAATGATACTCAGACCTCGGTGACTGAACATGGGACAAAAACTTCAATAACAACATCACTCGTACTATCACAGCctgtaattatgtatttcggtacatacaattttaatttcatgtCTTATATCCTGTCCATctttaacaatacaataaatagttGCCAGGTAACTTTATGCTAAAATGCTTCATCGCAATGGgttttaccaaaataataaatcgttCTCGACTCAAATTGAGGAAGTTTATATCAAGATCGTGGTCTgactttcataaaatattttattgttagacaCATTGTAGTCTGCATAATACAATTATCTAACTACCggctataatataataattgccGGTACATATCACACATAAAACCTATTGTCCATTGTCAGATGACTAAGACCCAATTTGTTCATGATCATTTCTAGTCagttgaacattttatttgctCCAATACAATGGAAAGAGTAAATGGGCTCAAGTTAATTGTTGTCTCCGACCTTCGTGTGCCAGATAGCAGTGTACTAATTGTAAGCGAAGGTACCAccataataacaaatatacttGTCTGTAAACACTGAATAATCATAACCTATAATAGCTACTACATaactatgtataaataatataaatacatcgAGATATGATCCTATACATTATAACGCAGTAAGTAAACGAGGAAAAGACTCAACACTATCAGTCTGAGATTTTGTCCATAGGAAAACACGGCACTTCCAGTCATTCGAACATTGATATAATATAGAACTTGTTCACAATCCACTTTATAATTGGTCGTAGCATCCCTGTTGTACATGATCAGTCTACAAGTAGCGTTCTTGGTGATGTACAGTCGCCTGTGCGTGATGGGGTCCATCACAGTTGTCAATCGCCAGTCTTTGATTGCATGTGGGTTACTTTCTGCTGGCGGAGAGATGTTCGGGTCAGGACTTCTTGGTTTCTCGATCCACAAGCTGACGTCAACGCCATCTTCATTCATCTTCCTCGAGTTATAATCATGAATGTAGTTACCCAAGAACGCTTGAGCAATGAAGCAGTATATAGCGACGGTTTCCACCAACTCGATGTCTTCGACTCGCAGAAAGCATTGCTCGGAGCGTTCGTTGCGGAAGGGTAACTGCAAAGGGACCGGGAACGAGAATTTCACTTCTTTCACGTTATTTTCTTGGCACAACACAACCGTCTGAAGTAAACACACGACGATCActttgaataacattttaaatgtgctGCTTTGGCGACGTCATGATTGTAACTAAACGTCTGTCGTGACGGTTGCGCGTCGCTACAAAGCATTGCAGAATGGCAAGCCGCCTTCATAAACGTGATTACAGGTTGAAAAAGATTATTAGATTGCAATTCACAACTCATTGTTGTAAACCAAACACGTGATTGAGTTGTTACCATATAAAACGCCATACTAAGCATATTTgcaataattgtaataaataacaatacgtTCTATTTCCGTACTTTACGTAACAGTGAAGTCTGATTTCGAAATGAAAAAGTTATTTGTTACAAGTGACATctctacattttaatttctgaTGGTGCTACAGGGCTATGTTGTTCAATGTCTAAAAACAATTGATAAATACACAATAAGCAGGGATCGAAGTGacgtttttctttaaaaattatcattatagAAAGAAATCAGAATTGATAAATAGAGAGTCATATTGTAGGCcaattacataagtaatacctatatcataaaattattatgtttctgCAAAAAAACGAGGTTTTATAGTCATAGTGGTCATAGctcataataatttcaaacCCTAGTTAAAAGTTACCCatgtattttttgaataaataccaTACAAACATTTAAGAAGATAAAAGCAGTACTATTTAGAAAGCCATGGCAACATGTGAAACTTATTATTCTGACTTTATGTATACGGAGCTGTGAATTTTACGTAGGTacatttgatatttaaacgAATCATTTAATATCTAGCTATAAATCAATGCTTTTGAGGAAaactgaattaattttataaaggttAATATGAGTTTGAGGATAGAGGATAAaggaattattattaaaatttgattggTCTATTTAACAGTTTATAgtataaatcttattaatttattaaaaacgttgAAGATACtacgtaaaaaatatgatactttaaaaccagatttttatttaatttttatgcaTGTTTGGACATTGCTCTGTCTCGAAtcaaatttgatattttgtggTATTTTTCTACTCGAAAGAggttaattatgttttttaaaggtctttttatattaaaagttatgCGACTATGTACTGGTACCaaataatatcacataaatattattttcgtatgGTACCTACGGTATAGTGCTGAGGttcgtaaattattaaaatgcatTGTTTAAATATATGAGTTCAAACAAATCgcctacattaaaaaaactttatattataaataaagaaacgtACACATATtagatacatatatataaaaacatatctaaattataatcaaataaacaatGTGTAATTACCATTGAGTTTTACTTTCACTTTCGCTATGTTCTGAATAATATGATGAAACATTAACTCACATTAGCGTGAAataatcagtagcgcgattctctacagtcggtccCATAatagtatcgagagtttgacgtttaaaatatactgcaaataTTATAGTTCCTACGGCTCCCGCTAGAGTCGCTTatatgattttcatacaaaatttctcgatggctagtcggttttcgatagtcgatagtgttagagaatcgcgctatagtgACTATGCTGACTtttaaaaagtgaaataaacCGCGCTAGAGGAATGACGGTCCAGGGGTTTTGGAGACTCACTCAAACCTGCCGGTTGAAGCCGGTAAAATTTAACGTCTGTCGTATGTCTAAGCTAAATCCTAATACCTTTAACCATCTTCAAAAACTATACTGGAATAAAAATGGATATAATCattcttcaataaaaaaatacggttTATTTAGTACTTTCGATGTATTACAAAGTTACGCATCTTAAGGATATCTCTAAAACTAACTGAATGGGAAGTCCCATcccacaaataaaaaatcattaaaatccATCATATAAACAGGTTAACCCATTCAAAGGTTTTGAGGAAACAATCATAAAAATACAGACGATTGAAATCATTGTCCTTTTTggaagtaagtaggtacaaacCACCAATTATGATTTATAAGCATTGcaaaattagttaaaagtatttgaaatgtGACTATCTGTGTGATTGTTATGAAGGTTgatattttggtatattttggTGTATATAGTACCACAGACTGTggtataaaaagcttttttaatttttaaggaAATTGTACTGATGATACTTCGGCGGATAAAAGTATGATTCATATTTTGGATAATACAGTCATTGACGCATACCTGGAATCATTAGTAAGACAAACAATAACAAGATAGGAAACCGGTTCAACGCGAAGATGCATCTTAATTGCTTGCGTTCACAGATATCTGTGGTAATAAAGTACAAATCAGATTCCTATTAATATAACctatgattttcttttattgtctTTTAATGGCAGTGACGGAGGCAGCAGTGTTAATGTACTTTTCATCTCACGTCATAATATCATAGGCTTTGATACATATAGGAATCAATCAACGACTGCATCACTAAACAAATGCACGCACTCACGTGCTCACGTGCTGCAAAATGgctaacaaaatattactctTGTGTTTAATAGTAGCAAGTTTAACGGTTTCAACCGAATGTGGTTTGTGGAGTAGTATAAAAAGCGGATTTTCTTCAATTGGAAGTTCGTTCTCTAGTTACAAGCCAAGCTATTCAAGCTCGTCGTGGAGTAAACCAAGTTATTCATGGAGCAGTCCGAGTTCATCAAGTTGGTCTTCAGGTATGTTTATATTGGTTTagctttaattatattgttttaaatggcTTTCATGCATTGTATTTACATACGTTCAGGTCTACTTACTGTCTAGTTGGTccagtaattaaatttttatttttgtttccaggGTCATCCAGTTACCATAGTTACCCTTCCAGCTCAAGTGGACTTTCAGGATCAAGTTCATACAGTAAATATCCATTTTCTTTAACAAGTTTCCGAAGGTCGTACTCTGTGAAACATTCTTCAACGAGTATACCTACGCCTGTGTCCCCTTCAAGTCTAACTGGGCTTTCCGGATCCAGCTGggatactaataaatatttttcgtcaCGGCTATCTAGCTCTAATTCCACTAGATTTCACAATAATAATCCTACAAGTTCAAGGGCACTTTCTGGATTGAGTTTAGCCTCTAAAAACAATTCACCTACGAGTGTTGTCAGAATTAAGTCATCAAGCTTTAACAGTTCAAATTTTCTCTTTGGTTCAAATACAAACGTTTCGTCAAGACGCTCTTCCTCACGTCCGGGTTTACCTTCGAATTATTCTATGAGTTTTTCTTTAAAGCCAAATATTCACGCTTACCCAAGTAAAATATCTAGCTCAAGTCCACACTATAATACAAATGCTTTAATCAGTATGTCTGGATTTAAATCACCCAGCCTTTCTAATTACCGTAAAAGCCTAAATGGACTCTCTGAATCAAAATCTAACTCTACAGCACACTCTTCAACGAgtctttttaaacatatttcgaTCTCTATTAAATATTCTTCACCAAATATTTCTGTTACTCCAGTATCCAGCTTTTATAATTACTCTTCTAACTTCAGTGCTCTTCCTACATCAAGTGTTCattctaaatcatatttttcttcATCAGGCGGATCTGGATTATCCAGTTTTCACAGTTATCCATCAAGCTCAGGACTTTCGGGCTCAAGTTCCAGTTCCGGTAAATATTCTTCATCGAGTCTTTCTGGATCCGGGTCGTCCAGCTATCACACTTATCCTTCAAGCTCAAGTGGACTGTCTGGATCAAGTTGGAGCCCAAGCAAATACTCTTCATCTTCATCAGGATCCGGATATTCTAGTTTCCACAGTTACCCTTCAAGCTCAAGCGGTCTCTCCGGATCAGGAAGCAGCCGTGGTTCCTATAGACCTATAGCAACACATATTACTGGACCCCAAGCAGTGTACGTCCATAAATATAAAGATTCGAGAAGTCCTTATAGTGATTTATTAACAGGACTAGCGTTGTACAACCTTGGTCGTTCAAGCAATCATTACCAGAACGATTACTATTATGATGATTACTACAGACAAAGATATGGCTCTACTGGTTCTTCATATACAACCAAGAATAAACCTGAGGACGAAGTTAAATGTGTATTGAAAGTTAAGCAGGATAAAAGAGAAAAGGTATTAAAGATTCCGTGTGAAATCGTTTCTACTTTTACGGAAGGCAGTACGAAAGCCGCGCCAGTGCCTGTGACTGTAAACAAAACCGTCTGCAAGACAGTTATTTCAACACCTTCTAAACCAATAGCAACAATCAGCTTACCACTTGATTTAGATGAAGCGACCACAAACATCACAAAAACGAACAATACGCAGAGTGCGTTGAATAATGAGACAACGCACGAGACAACTATCGGTTTCGTAAACAAGTCTAATAAAACGACAGATAAAGCACATCCTACAGAAGTTAATATTACAGCAACTAAGCCTAATGGTAACCCTACAGAAGGAAGGAATACGACTAATGTGGTTGTTCAAAGCACTGGTATTAACGATACGCTTGCGGCAAATATTTCAGCAACCGATTTAAAAACTAATACAAGcgcattaaaattaaatgtgacAGCATCTGCAACCAATAGCAGTGATATGATCTCCAATACGCCGGTAAATATATCTTCAATCAATGCTGACGCGACGGCGAATTCATCAATCGCAAATATCAATGCAACTAACACTGCAAAGATTAACAATACGCACCCAATAAACATTCCTCTAGTTGATAGAGTAATGACGAATTCAACAAAGTTGAATACTACGTCCAGTGCTATTGatacaaacacaataaataGTAGTTCGCTGCAAGCAAACATTTCTAAAGTGTCTATTAACGAAACAAAAGCCAACAATACGCAGCCGAACAATTCTTCATCAAATTCTACAGTAACAACGAAAGTGAATACAGTTAATCTTACTGTTTGCACTAACTATAGTACCGAAGTAGATCCTTTGGACGCGGAAGGCCCGAAAGTTGATCCTAAGAACATGACTTGCGTTGTAGAGATTCATACTAAACTTGCTTTATACAGCAAGGATGTAGAATGCAACGTTTTGATTGAGTATGCTAAATCACCTGAAACTCGTCCTTCGAATGGTGGAAAACTATGGATATCTAACACcgtaattttatttggtttggCTTTTATTATTGTACGTTAAATCGTAGAA includes these proteins:
- the LOC142972501 gene encoding uncharacterized protein LOC142972501, translated to MANKILLLCLIVASLTVSTECGLWSSIKSGFSSIGSSFSSYKPSYSSSSWSKPSYSWSSPSSSSWSSGSSSYHSYPSSSSGLSGSSSYSGSGLSSFHSYPSSSGLSGSSSSSGKYSSSSLSGSGSSSYHTYPSSSSGLSGSSWSPSKYSSSSSGSGYSSFHSYPSSSSGLSGSGSSRGSYRPIATHITGPQAVYVHKYKDSRSPYSDLLTGLALYNLGRSSNHYQNDYYYDDYYRQRYGSTGSSYTTKNKPEDEVKCVLKVKQDKREKVLKIPCEIVSTFTEGSTKAAPVPVTVNKTVCKTVISTPSKPIATISLPLDLDEATTNITKTNNTQSALNNETTHETTIGFVNKSNKTTDKAHPTEVNITATKPNGNPTEGRNTTNVVVQSTGINDTLAANISATDLKTNTSALKLNVTASATNSSDMISNTPVNISSINADATANSSIANINATNTAKINNTHPINIPLVDRVMTNSTKLNTTSSAIDTNTINSSSLQANISKVSINETKANNTQPNNSSSNSTVTTKVNTVNLTVCTNYSTEVDPLDAEGPKVDPKNMTCVVEIHTKLALYSKDVECNVLIEYAKSPETRPSNGGKLWISNTVILFGLAFIIVR